The Brachyhypopomus gauderio isolate BG-103 chromosome 2, BGAUD_0.2, whole genome shotgun sequence genome contains a region encoding:
- the LOC143508923 gene encoding proline-rich protein 15-like protein A has protein sequence MVMATAEPAPAWWKLTFLRKKKSEPKVLYEMPAEYSANVEAVSGASGTPGDPDDTQLNARLERIVDKTATKGRHVKVSHSGRFKEKKRIRATLAENPELFPNSESCNGNESTGK, from the coding sequence ATGGTCATGGCTACAGCTGAGCCAGCCCCCGCCTGGTGGAAGCTCACTTTCCTCCGCAAAAAGAAATCAGAACCCAAGGTGCTGTACGAGATGCCCGCAGAATACAGCGCAAATGTGGAGGCCGTGTCTGGAGCGTCTGGGACACCCGGAGAtcctgatgacacccagctgaATGCCCGTCTTGAACGCATCGTGGACAAAACGGCAACAAAAGGCCGACATGTTAAAGTCTCTCACTCGGGCCGCTtcaaagagaaaaagaggaTCCGTGCTACGTTAGCGGAGAATCCTGAGCTGTTTCCCAACTCAGAGTCGTGCAACGGCAATGAGAGCACAGGGAAGTGA